From the genome of Haloferax mediterranei ATCC 33500, one region includes:
- a CDS encoding MaoC/PaaZ C-terminal domain-containing protein produces the protein MAYSYEPHYFEDFEEGKEFESVGRTVTEADFMMHSALSGDWTELHTNKEYAEDTQFGQRIAHGPMTFVQSTGFVYRSGIVERTALAFLGMNYMDLPNPVFIGDTLSQTMVVSDRKDLGSRDDAGLVVLDVTMTKQDGTVVLEGDMKFLIKTKAGAE, from the coding sequence ATGGCATACAGCTACGAACCGCACTACTTCGAGGACTTCGAAGAAGGCAAAGAGTTCGAAAGCGTCGGTCGAACCGTCACCGAAGCTGATTTCATGATGCACTCGGCGCTCTCGGGCGACTGGACGGAACTGCACACGAACAAGGAGTACGCCGAAGACACCCAGTTCGGCCAGCGCATCGCCCACGGGCCGATGACGTTCGTCCAGTCGACCGGGTTCGTCTACCGGTCGGGTATCGTCGAGCGCACAGCTCTCGCATTCCTCGGGATGAACTACATGGACCTTCCGAACCCCGTCTTCATCGGCGACACCCTCTCGCAGACGATGGTCGTCTCCGACCGGAAAGACCTCGGCAGCCGCGACGACGCCGGACTCGTCGTGCTCGACGTGACGATGACGAAGCAAGACGGAACCGTCGTCCTCGAAGGCGACATGAAGTTCCTCATCAAGACGAAAGCGGGCGCGGAATAG
- a CDS encoding VOC family protein — translation METERGPARMPPVRVDHVGIAVEDVADAERTLFALGCERVHRETVEDGSFEWATYVLGDASRLECIAPVEGESFLTAFLDDHGPGLHHVTLEVVDVYAAVVALEAAGERVVGYSVEDGWTEAFVSPQNPTGVLFQLMEYHDDYGDRGPDDALFVRGERLDSY, via the coding sequence ATGGAAACCGAGAGAGGACCGGCGCGGATGCCACCCGTACGAGTGGACCACGTCGGAATCGCCGTCGAAGACGTCGCGGACGCAGAACGGACGCTGTTCGCGCTCGGGTGCGAACGCGTCCATCGCGAGACGGTCGAAGACGGGTCGTTCGAGTGGGCCACGTACGTCCTCGGTGATGCGTCTCGGCTCGAATGTATCGCGCCCGTCGAAGGTGAGTCGTTTCTCACGGCGTTCCTCGATGACCACGGTCCCGGCCTTCACCACGTCACGCTGGAAGTGGTCGATGTCTACGCCGCGGTTGTGGCTCTCGAGGCCGCAGGTGAGCGCGTCGTCGGCTACTCGGTCGAAGACGGCTGGACGGAAGCGTTCGTCTCGCCGCAGAACCCGACCGGGGTACTGTTCCAGTTGATGGAGTACCACGACGACTACGGCGACCGAGGGCCGGACGATGCGCTGTTCGTCCGGGGTGAACGGTTAGACTCGTACTGA
- a CDS encoding LLM class flavin-dependent oxidoreductase: MKLGTGLFTCQRRPDDDRPMAELYDEMLTLGRAIDESGLDSAWVSEHHFMEDGYLSGTMPALGALAATTDHIELGTCIALAPLYDPIRLAEDTATVDLLSNGRTTLGLSIGSNPREFDAFGVPRDERVDRLADTAELLRGAWSDGPIEHESPFYEGATGANVTPKPARDVPLMFGGAAKPAVRRAARTADAWCAPSSLSIGGLKKRVDDIRNVRESEDIDGDFTVYVLQHGFVGDSKEDAWNAMKDGYLYLQRRYAEIFSGEEVSELSAERQDELKEQAIFGTPDDVVEELNRYRDALGDDIHFIFRTYHPGIGTDRMVECIQRLGEEVAPRV, translated from the coding sequence ATGAAGCTCGGGACCGGCCTGTTCACCTGTCAGCGACGTCCGGACGACGACCGACCGATGGCGGAACTGTACGACGAGATGCTTACGCTCGGGCGCGCAATCGACGAGTCGGGTCTCGACAGTGCGTGGGTGTCCGAACACCACTTCATGGAAGACGGCTACCTCTCGGGGACGATGCCGGCGCTCGGGGCACTCGCCGCGACGACGGACCACATCGAACTCGGGACGTGTATCGCCCTCGCGCCGCTCTACGACCCGATTCGCCTCGCCGAAGACACCGCGACGGTGGACTTACTTTCCAACGGACGAACGACGCTCGGACTCTCTATCGGCTCGAACCCGCGCGAGTTCGACGCATTCGGCGTTCCGCGAGACGAACGAGTCGACCGCCTCGCCGACACTGCCGAACTCCTCCGTGGGGCGTGGTCCGACGGCCCAATCGAGCACGAATCCCCGTTCTACGAGGGTGCAACCGGTGCCAACGTGACGCCGAAACCGGCCCGCGACGTACCGCTCATGTTCGGCGGAGCGGCCAAACCCGCGGTCCGGCGCGCGGCCCGAACGGCGGATGCGTGGTGTGCGCCGTCGTCGCTTTCGATAGGCGGCCTCAAGAAGCGCGTCGACGACATCCGAAACGTTCGTGAATCCGAGGATATCGACGGCGATTTCACCGTCTACGTGCTCCAACACGGCTTCGTCGGCGACTCCAAGGAAGACGCGTGGAACGCGATGAAAGACGGCTATCTCTACCTCCAGCGGCGGTATGCCGAGATATTCTCTGGCGAGGAAGTCTCCGAACTATCCGCGGAGCGACAAGACGAACTGAAAGAACAGGCGATATTCGGAACCCCGGACGATGTCGTCGAGGAGCTGAACCGCTATCGCGACGCCCTCGGCGACGATATCCACTTCATCTTCCGGACGTACCACCCCGGAATCGGAACCGACCGAATGGTCGAGTGTATCCAGCGACTCGGCGAGGAAGTCGCCCCCCGAGTCTGA
- a CDS encoding ABC transporter substrate-binding protein produces MAGVTGLTGVAGCLGGGGGGGTNAITYGVISPMTGPYGGLAVGQRNGAKLAIKHVNENSDIDVEIDGVYEDTEADPSTGRRKAQSVVEQDGASYLMGAISSSVALALNEFAKDQGVIYNPGGAAVPITGSNCNEWVFRAETNTAQMAEAVSDYTAENLGTKVWFHIADYAYGESVMERVEKRMKSGHDVEVVGRSRSQLGSTNFNSYISQIANSDAEVAVLGMTGGDLINFVKQAASQGLKENVNLMSPTMTFSVVRGALGEAAYGTYGGVRYLPTLETGDNQSFVDAYQSEYDSMPDSFARVAYQSVRMTARGIAEAGSTDPAEVKDVLPGLEMDTVLGRNQFRDCDHQAMNPVWPGELVAPDGGSGPAAVKLGEMIDGADALPDCNELGCTL; encoded by the coding sequence TTGGCGGGCGTTACCGGACTAACCGGTGTCGCAGGGTGTCTTGGAGGAGGTGGCGGTGGCGGAACAAACGCTATCACCTACGGCGTCATCAGTCCGATGACCGGACCGTACGGTGGTCTCGCGGTCGGACAGCGAAACGGCGCGAAACTCGCAATCAAGCACGTCAACGAGAACTCCGACATTGACGTGGAAATCGACGGCGTCTACGAGGACACCGAAGCCGACCCGTCGACAGGCCGACGGAAGGCGCAATCGGTCGTCGAACAGGACGGCGCATCGTATCTCATGGGCGCGATTTCGTCGAGCGTCGCGCTCGCGCTCAACGAGTTCGCCAAGGACCAAGGGGTCATCTACAACCCCGGCGGGGCGGCAGTTCCCATCACCGGGTCGAACTGCAACGAGTGGGTCTTCCGCGCGGAGACGAACACCGCACAGATGGCCGAAGCGGTGTCCGACTACACCGCGGAAAACCTTGGAACCAAAGTCTGGTTCCACATCGCCGACTACGCCTACGGCGAATCGGTGATGGAGCGCGTGGAAAAACGAATGAAAAGCGGCCACGACGTCGAAGTCGTCGGCCGCAGTCGCTCGCAACTCGGCTCGACCAACTTCAACTCCTACATCAGCCAGATTGCCAACTCGGACGCGGAGGTTGCCGTCCTCGGAATGACCGGCGGCGACCTCATCAACTTCGTCAAGCAGGCTGCGAGTCAGGGACTCAAGGAGAACGTCAACCTCATGTCGCCGACGATGACCTTCTCGGTCGTCCGCGGCGCGCTCGGCGAAGCGGCCTACGGAACCTACGGCGGCGTTCGCTACCTCCCGACGCTGGAGACCGGTGACAATCAGTCGTTCGTCGACGCGTACCAAAGCGAGTACGACTCGATGCCGGACAGTTTCGCCCGCGTCGCGTATCAGTCCGTTCGGATGACTGCCCGCGGCATCGCCGAAGCGGGGTCGACGGACCCTGCCGAAGTGAAAGACGTGCTCCCGGGCCTCGAAATGGATACCGTTCTCGGTCGGAACCAGTTCCGCGACTGCGACCATCAGGCGATGAACCCCGTGTGGCCGGGTGAACTCGTCGCACCGGATGGTGGGAGCGGCCCCGCGGCCGTCAAACTCGGCGAGATGATAGACGGCGCGGACGCACTGCCCGACTGCAACGAACTCGGTTGCACCCTCTAG
- a CDS encoding ABC transporter permease: protein MSVASAVAEQVLNGLVVGMVYVLLAAGLSIIFGVMDVINFAHGELFALGAYFAFAIAGPLGDAGFWVALVAAPLLVGVIGMGIERLTVKRLYGRDPLYHILLTFGLVLIINDLITSVWGKSAQPFPVPSVLDQPVALFGFNYSLYNYGIIVFGSILALGTWLLLNRTRFGMIIRAGSEDREMVRNLGINIDRYYTLTFGFGAALAGTAGIVLGAYQNVSPTMGSSVIIPAFVIVVLGGLGSFRGAVVGGLSVGLIQTFARTYAPFLEGLIVFLLMIAVLVVRPTGLFGTDIGGGEHHDGALLHGAGGGVLSSETRAKVGYAAVGVLVLVPFFAELTGVTYSVTLLEDILIWALFALSLDLVLGYAGLVSLGHTLFYGVGAYASVLTLMHISPSVLVALLVAIAVCAAIAWVVGYLSIRVSGVFFAMITLAFAELFYNAVFKFDFTGGSDGLFGVDVFYGLAGIGIDPDAFEIPLGVLTVDGGVVQYYFLLAVVVGSYLLARRLIRAPFGTVLQSIRESEERASFIGYDVTAHKRRAFVVSGGLAGLAGGLFAANNGYVAPSFLHWINSGEVIVMTVLGGMGTLYGPMIGAGVFVAAEDILSSYIDQWQLVIGVLFVLFVIFVPRGLVSLPKTVADHPMFESTVGDRSNDRTGVKETEVEQHD from the coding sequence ATGTCTGTCGCCAGTGCCGTCGCAGAGCAAGTCCTCAACGGGCTCGTCGTCGGGATGGTGTACGTCCTCCTCGCAGCGGGGCTGTCCATCATCTTCGGCGTCATGGACGTCATCAACTTCGCCCACGGCGAGTTGTTCGCCCTCGGTGCGTACTTCGCATTCGCCATCGCGGGACCCCTCGGAGACGCGGGCTTCTGGGTCGCTCTCGTCGCCGCGCCCTTGCTCGTCGGTGTCATCGGGATGGGTATCGAACGGCTCACCGTCAAGCGACTGTACGGCCGTGACCCGCTGTACCACATCCTGTTGACGTTCGGGCTCGTTCTCATCATCAACGACCTCATCACGTCGGTTTGGGGCAAGTCGGCCCAGCCGTTCCCCGTTCCGTCGGTGCTCGACCAACCCGTCGCGCTGTTCGGGTTCAACTACTCGCTGTACAACTACGGTATCATCGTCTTCGGCTCGATTCTCGCACTCGGTACGTGGCTCCTCTTGAACCGCACCCGGTTCGGGATGATTATCCGCGCCGGCTCGGAGGACCGCGAGATGGTCCGCAACCTCGGCATCAACATCGACCGCTACTACACGCTGACGTTCGGGTTCGGTGCGGCGCTCGCCGGGACGGCCGGTATCGTTCTCGGGGCGTACCAAAACGTCAGTCCAACGATGGGGTCGAGCGTCATCATTCCGGCGTTCGTCATCGTCGTGCTCGGCGGTCTCGGCTCGTTCCGCGGGGCCGTCGTCGGCGGCCTGTCTGTTGGTCTCATCCAGACGTTCGCGCGGACCTACGCGCCGTTCTTGGAGGGTCTCATCGTCTTCCTCCTCATGATTGCCGTGCTCGTCGTCCGCCCAACGGGACTGTTCGGAACCGATATCGGCGGCGGTGAGCACCACGATGGCGCACTTCTCCACGGGGCGGGCGGCGGCGTGTTATCGTCGGAGACGCGGGCGAAAGTCGGGTACGCCGCCGTCGGCGTGCTCGTACTCGTGCCGTTTTTCGCCGAGTTGACCGGCGTCACCTACTCCGTCACGCTCCTCGAAGACATCCTCATCTGGGCGCTGTTCGCGCTCAGTCTGGACCTCGTGCTCGGCTACGCGGGTCTCGTCTCGCTCGGCCACACGCTGTTCTACGGGGTCGGCGCGTACGCCTCGGTGCTGACGCTCATGCACATCTCGCCGTCGGTGCTCGTCGCGCTCCTCGTCGCTATCGCGGTCTGTGCGGCCATCGCGTGGGTGGTCGGTTACCTCTCGATACGCGTTTCAGGGGTGTTCTTCGCGATGATTACCCTCGCGTTCGCGGAGTTGTTCTACAACGCCGTGTTCAAGTTCGACTTCACCGGCGGCTCTGACGGCCTGTTCGGTGTCGACGTGTTCTACGGTCTCGCCGGTATCGGTATCGACCCGGACGCGTTCGAGATTCCGCTCGGCGTGCTCACCGTCGACGGCGGCGTCGTCCAGTACTACTTCCTCCTCGCGGTCGTCGTGGGGTCGTACCTGCTGGCCCGCCGCCTCATTCGCGCGCCGTTCGGGACGGTCCTGCAGTCCATCCGTGAGAGCGAAGAGCGAGCATCGTTCATCGGCTACGACGTGACGGCGCACAAGCGCCGCGCCTTCGTCGTTTCCGGCGGTCTCGCGGGACTCGCGGGCGGTCTGTTCGCCGCCAACAACGGCTACGTCGCGCCGTCGTTCCTCCACTGGATAAACTCCGGTGAGGTCATCGTGATGACCGTCCTCGGCGGTATGGGGACGCTCTACGGCCCGATGATTGGCGCTGGCGTCTTCGTCGCCGCGGAGGACATCCTCTCGTCGTACATCGACCAGTGGCAACTCGTCATCGGCGTGTTGTTCGTCCTCTTCGTCATCTTCGTGCCGCGCGGTCTCGTGTCGCTTCCGAAGACCGTGGCCGACCATCCGATGTTCGAATCGACCGTCGGTGACCGTTCGAACGACCGAACCGGCGTCAAGGAAACAGAGGTGGAACAACATGACTGA
- a CDS encoding ABC transporter ATP-binding protein translates to MTDPILQTTNLTKEFGNLVAVDDVNLNIERGEFRSLIGPNGAGKTTTFNLLTGALRPTRGTVTFNGENVTSLPPHERVRRGLGRSFQITNVFSGLTVRENVRLAAQAAREDGFRPVEEFLQRANTFDDVNEHTDRVLDRSGLLGRGDELADVLAYGDKRRLEIAIVLATDPDMVLLDEPTAGMSAEETRATMDLIDEVLSDRTLLLIEHDIDLVMRVSDRITVLHRGEILAEGSPEAVSEDPEVREAYFGGVEA, encoded by the coding sequence ATGACTGACCCGATTTTACAGACGACGAATCTCACGAAAGAGTTCGGCAACCTCGTCGCCGTCGACGACGTCAATCTCAACATCGAACGCGGTGAGTTCAGGAGTCTCATCGGTCCCAACGGGGCCGGGAAGACGACGACGTTCAACCTCCTGACCGGTGCGCTTCGCCCGACTCGGGGGACGGTGACGTTCAACGGCGAGAACGTGACGTCGCTCCCACCGCACGAGCGCGTTCGTCGCGGTCTCGGCCGCTCGTTCCAGATTACGAACGTCTTTTCGGGGCTTACGGTCCGCGAGAACGTTCGGCTCGCCGCGCAAGCAGCGAGAGAAGACGGCTTCCGTCCCGTCGAAGAGTTCCTCCAGCGGGCGAACACCTTCGACGACGTGAACGAGCACACGGACCGCGTTCTCGACCGGTCCGGCCTACTGGGCCGCGGAGACGAACTCGCCGATGTGCTCGCCTACGGGGACAAACGCCGCCTCGAAATCGCAATCGTGCTCGCGACGGACCCAGATATGGTTCTGCTCGACGAACCGACTGCGGGCATGAGCGCCGAGGAGACGCGGGCGACGATGGACCTCATCGACGAGGTGCTTTCGGACCGGACGCTGCTCCTCATCGAACACGATATCGACCTCGTGATGCGCGTCTCGGACCGGATTACCGTGCTCCACAGAGGCGAAATACTCGCCGAAGGGTCACCCGAGGCCGTCTCGGAGGACCCGGAGGTCCGCGAAGCGTACTTCGGAGGTGTCGAAGCATGA
- a CDS encoding ABC transporter ATP-binding protein has product MSSDPLLSVRGLVSGYGSTRVLQGVDLDVPKGSVVTLIGRNGVGKTTTLRSILGSVTPSAGTISFGETDITALSPEKTAREGIALVPEERRVFPGLTVTENVEIGRIGGRKDIDKPTVDEIIDEFENLSRHRTSKGAALSGGEQQMLAIARALVSAPDLLMLDEPTEGLAPSIVKQVQRKIKELNDEGVTILLVEQNVQVALDAADYVYILDKGQVVHEGPADEVAASDEILDRYLGVSVAD; this is encoded by the coding sequence ATGAGTTCCGACCCGCTGCTCTCGGTTCGGGGACTCGTCTCCGGATACGGTTCGACGCGCGTCCTTCAGGGTGTCGACCTCGACGTTCCAAAAGGCTCGGTCGTCACGCTCATCGGTCGCAACGGCGTCGGCAAGACGACGACGCTCCGAAGCATCCTCGGGAGCGTGACGCCCTCGGCGGGGACAATCTCCTTCGGCGAGACGGACATCACCGCGCTTTCCCCCGAGAAGACCGCCCGCGAAGGCATCGCGCTCGTTCCCGAAGAGCGTCGCGTCTTCCCCGGACTGACAGTCACCGAAAACGTCGAAATCGGCCGTATCGGCGGTCGGAAGGACATCGACAAGCCGACCGTCGACGAGATTATCGACGAGTTCGAAAACCTCTCTCGGCACCGAACGAGCAAGGGCGCGGCTCTCTCCGGCGGCGAACAGCAGATGCTCGCCATCGCCCGCGCACTCGTCTCCGCGCCGGACCTCTTGATGCTCGACGAACCAACCGAAGGACTGGCACCGTCCATCGTCAAGCAGGTCCAACGGAAAATCAAGGAGTTGAACGACGAGGGCGTGACTATCCTGCTGGTCGAACAGAACGTCCAAGTCGCACTCGACGCTGCCGACTACGTGTACATCCTCGATAAGGGGCAGGTCGTCCACGAAGGTCCGGCCGACGAGGTTGCGGCTTCGGACGAGATTCTCGACCGCTATCTCGGCGTCTCGGTCGCCGACTAG
- the paaK gene encoding phenylacetate--CoA ligase PaaK: MSSSDETDSTRLPRPELRRLQDRRIREVVRHAYENVAFYRRTLDEAGVSPEDVTSVDDLSKLPFTTKEDFRDEYPTGMFAVDMDDVIRIHASSGTTGKPKIVGYTRDDLDIWREMMARGFRGVGLTSDDSLQNAYSYGLFTGGFGFHDGATEMGLSVVPTGGGNTQRQVEMLADLGTDAICLTPSYALYLAEVAEEMGYDPADLPLSVILYGAEPCTEPMRNEIETRFDATAVENYGLSEIIGPGVAVECLEQAGMHIWEDHFYPEVIDPNTGEQVEEGEEGELVLTTLTKVALPVLRYRTGDLTTLDYDTCECGRTCVRMSGVTGRADDLLIVRGVNFYPSEVESVVLEFDEIAPHYRIDLRRDGNLDRLDLTVELAEDFDGSRNGLERRIRKRLSNVLGFTPDEIVLVSAGSIERTKVGKVQRVYDHR, translated from the coding sequence ATGAGTTCCAGCGACGAGACCGACTCGACGCGACTCCCGAGACCGGAGTTGCGCCGACTGCAAGACCGGCGGATTCGGGAGGTGGTTCGACACGCCTACGAGAACGTCGCGTTCTATCGCCGCACGCTCGACGAGGCCGGTGTCTCCCCGGAAGACGTGACGAGCGTCGACGACCTGTCGAAGCTTCCGTTTACGACGAAAGAAGATTTCCGCGACGAGTATCCGACGGGCATGTTCGCCGTCGACATGGACGACGTGATTCGAATTCACGCATCGTCAGGAACCACCGGCAAGCCCAAAATCGTCGGCTACACGCGGGACGACTTGGACATCTGGCGCGAGATGATGGCCCGCGGGTTCCGCGGTGTCGGTCTGACGAGCGACGACTCCCTCCAGAACGCCTACAGCTACGGCCTGTTCACCGGCGGATTCGGCTTTCACGACGGCGCGACCGAGATGGGACTGTCGGTCGTTCCGACCGGCGGCGGCAACACGCAACGGCAAGTCGAGATGCTTGCCGACCTCGGAACCGACGCAATCTGTCTCACCCCGTCGTACGCGCTCTACCTCGCCGAAGTCGCCGAGGAGATGGGATACGACCCGGCAGACCTCCCACTGTCGGTGATTCTCTACGGTGCGGAACCCTGTACCGAGCCGATGCGAAACGAAATCGAAACCCGATTCGACGCCACCGCGGTCGAAAACTACGGTCTCTCGGAAATTATCGGCCCCGGCGTCGCCGTCGAATGTCTCGAACAGGCGGGCATGCACATCTGGGAGGACCACTTCTATCCCGAAGTTATCGACCCCAATACGGGCGAGCAGGTCGAAGAGGGCGAAGAGGGCGAACTCGTGTTGACGACGCTGACGAAGGTGGCACTTCCGGTGCTTCGGTACCGCACGGGCGATTTGACGACGCTCGACTACGACACCTGCGAGTGTGGACGAACCTGCGTCCGAATGAGCGGCGTCACGGGACGTGCGGATGACTTGCTCATCGTCCGCGGGGTGAACTTCTACCCGAGCGAGGTGGAGTCTGTCGTCCTCGAATTCGACGAGATTGCGCCGCACTACCGCATCGACCTCCGGCGCGACGGGAACCTCGACCGCCTCGACCTGACGGTCGAACTCGCCGAAGACTTTGACGGCTCCCGGAACGGACTCGAACGACGCATTCGCAAGCGTCTCTCGAACGTGCTGGGATTCACGCCCGACGAAATCGTGCTCGTGAGCGCGGGCAGTATCGAGCGCACCAAAGTCGGGAAGGTCCAGCGCGTCTACGACCATCGGTGA
- a CDS encoding PaaI family thioesterase, whose amino-acid sequence MDIEKFFESMPFARLLGVEVTEAADGHAEGYIEMREELSWNADQVMAHGGVTFTLADTVGGAALVSEVDQPVPTIDMRIDYLNAGTGDLRAEADVARLGGDVGTVDVDVYSADGSHIATARGVYKTG is encoded by the coding sequence ATGGACATCGAGAAATTCTTCGAGAGCATGCCGTTCGCGCGGTTGCTCGGCGTCGAAGTTACCGAAGCGGCAGACGGACACGCAGAGGGGTACATCGAGATGCGCGAGGAACTATCGTGGAACGCCGACCAAGTGATGGCCCACGGCGGCGTCACGTTCACCCTCGCGGACACCGTCGGCGGCGCGGCGCTCGTGAGCGAAGTCGACCAACCGGTCCCGACCATCGACATGCGAATCGACTACCTGAACGCCGGAACCGGCGACTTGCGCGCGGAGGCCGACGTGGCCCGACTCGGCGGCGACGTCGGCACGGTTGACGTGGACGTGTACTCCGCGGACGGAAGCCACATCGCAACCGCCAGAGGGGTGTACAAGACCGGGTGA
- a CDS encoding aldehyde dehydrogenase family protein, which produces MEYSGPTSLYIDGDWVDAASDATIETLDPATEEPYATVARAGESDVDAAVEAASKAAERGSEWRTMGPSERGELLHAMADAIEERKDEITLVESHDNGKTPFEAGMEVQMVIDTFRYYAGWTDKVTGDYNPVPGKRVNYTTREPLGVTGHIVPWNYPFQLAGRSLAPALACGNTAVLKPSSQTPLSALYYGLAAEEAGLPDGVVNIVPGSGSEAGSALASHSDVEHVTFTGSTEIGKRVMADAAENVTGVTLELGGKGPNVVFPDADLDAAAKGVHYGIFMNAGQMCWAGSRLLVHEDVADELVEKIVQRAESTPLGSGIDDDGRMGPVVSESHQADVLEYISIGADEGATVACGGGRPEDKEDGYFVEPTVLTDVTNDMTVAREEIFGPVLSVIEFEDQAEAIEIANDSPYGLLAGIWTDGLSRAHQVADALDYGMVSVNEYPVTFPQTPFGGTKQSGHGREQGEEAVREFTQAKNINLNIH; this is translated from the coding sequence ATGGAATACAGTGGCCCGACGAGTCTCTACATCGACGGAGACTGGGTAGACGCTGCATCGGACGCGACCATCGAGACGCTCGACCCCGCGACAGAAGAACCGTACGCAACCGTAGCCCGTGCCGGCGAGTCGGACGTTGACGCCGCCGTCGAGGCCGCGAGCAAGGCCGCGGAGCGCGGCAGCGAGTGGCGGACGATGGGGCCGTCAGAGCGCGGCGAGCTGCTCCACGCGATGGCCGACGCCATCGAGGAACGGAAAGACGAGATTACGCTCGTCGAATCCCACGACAACGGTAAGACGCCGTTCGAGGCGGGGATGGAGGTCCAGATGGTCATCGACACCTTCCGGTACTACGCCGGCTGGACCGACAAGGTGACCGGCGACTACAACCCGGTTCCCGGAAAGCGAGTCAACTACACGACGCGCGAACCGCTCGGCGTCACCGGCCACATCGTCCCGTGGAACTACCCGTTCCAACTCGCGGGGCGCAGCCTCGCACCCGCACTCGCCTGCGGGAACACGGCGGTTCTGAAGCCTTCCAGTCAGACTCCTCTCTCCGCACTGTACTACGGACTCGCGGCCGAAGAAGCCGGCCTCCCGGACGGCGTCGTGAACATCGTCCCCGGAAGCGGGTCGGAAGCGGGGTCGGCCCTCGCATCGCACTCCGATGTAGAACACGTCACCTTCACCGGCAGCACCGAAATCGGCAAGCGCGTCATGGCCGACGCGGCCGAGAACGTCACCGGCGTCACGCTCGAACTCGGCGGCAAGGGACCGAACGTCGTCTTCCCCGATGCTGACCTCGACGCCGCCGCGAAAGGCGTCCACTACGGTATCTTCATGAACGCCGGTCAGATGTGCTGGGCAGGTTCTCGACTCCTCGTCCACGAGGACGTTGCCGACGAACTCGTCGAGAAAATCGTCCAGCGCGCCGAATCGACGCCGCTCGGTTCCGGCATCGACGACGACGGCCGGATGGGTCCGGTCGTCAGCGAATCCCATCAGGCGGACGTGCTCGAGTACATCTCCATCGGTGCCGACGAAGGCGCAACCGTCGCGTGCGGCGGCGGCCGACCCGAAGACAAGGAAGACGGCTACTTCGTCGAACCGACGGTCCTCACCGACGTGACGAACGACATGACGGTCGCACGTGAGGAAATCTTCGGCCCGGTGCTTTCGGTCATCGAGTTCGAAGACCAAGCGGAGGCCATCGAAATCGCTAACGACTCGCCGTACGGACTCCTTGCGGGTATCTGGACCGACGGACTCTCCCGCGCCCACCAGGTCGCCGACGCGCTCGACTACGGGATGGTCAGCGTCAACGAGTACCCGGTCACGTTCCCGCAGACGCCGTTCGGCGGCACGAAACAGAGTGGCCACGGACGCGAGCAGGGCGAAGAAGCCGTCCGCGAGTTCACCCAAGCGAAGAACATCAACCTCAACATCCACTGA
- the paaE gene encoding 1,2-phenylacetyl-CoA epoxidase subunit PaaE: MRRFDPSTDTSGETAGAECPYCGSTDTVREHPKGPGLCRSMHFCNECQEPFQRFE; encoded by the coding sequence ATGCGCCGCTTCGACCCCAGCACCGACACGTCGGGCGAAACCGCAGGTGCGGAGTGCCCGTACTGTGGCTCGACCGACACCGTGCGCGAGCATCCGAAAGGTCCCGGCCTCTGCCGCTCGATGCACTTCTGCAACGAGTGTCAAGAGCCGTTCCAGCGATTCGAATAG